The Parambassis ranga chromosome 13, fParRan2.1, whole genome shotgun sequence genome contains the following window.
caggaagtGAACGTGATGACACGAGACTCTCTGTTGCAGggtgagttctgcacacacatgctgcaggagtataaagagatggaggaggctgtgagacGCAGTAAACAGGTGACCTTCCTGTTGCCTGCCACCATGAATGCCTTTGGTCACGGCATTCCTGTCATCAACATCTACCCGATACGTGATGGCACCGTTATAACAGTGCGAGAGGATGGCTTTGTTTGCCAGTGGAGCCCTGAACTCAAACCACAAAGGACCAAAcacatgtttgtatgtttggatACTTGgacatttgttgtgtttcacTGCTTTAACCCTGTCTGTTCCACTTTAACCTGATGGTTCCTACTGAAAGGAATGTATAGTTCTAAAAAAGAGTTAATTAAACACAAGCTGTGCACAGCTATTGTCCATAGTGAACAATGACTATACAGGTGTTCTCATTGTTTTCACGTTACACTAAATTCTTTAAAATATTCCATTATCACCACGTGGTAAGGCCAGGCCAGGCTTTTAAGTATTGATTACTATtctgcacttcctgtttgatgtAAGACTTGTTCCTTTTACAGAATGAAGGACCTGCCAATAGAAAGTCAAAGTGGGCCAGTGATTTCACTCTGATGACAGAGTACAACAAGCTGATGATCGGAACAGGGTAATGATAAGAAATGGAATAAATTCTGCACTGTTTATTAAACACGTTTGcttattgtgtgttttctttcagtgaCAGAGAGATCCAGCTTTATGATCTTTCCACTCTGGAGCCTTACTGTCAGATTAACGCCCTCCACACAATACCTCTGACATTAGACTACAGGTGAGCAGCACGGCTGCATGTTAACATCATCTTATGAAGGCTCCTATTAATTCTTAACAGCTTTGgggtttttttctcctctcacaGCTACACTGGCCCAGATAAATGCTGTGTTCTGTATGGAGACACTGAAGTAGGTCCTTTTGTTTGAGTCTGAGCCAGTTATCAAGCAGAAATATCACATGATCACACTGAGAGAGGctcatttctgtgtttcagggATGTGTGACAGCCATTTTAATATCCTCTGTTGGAGATACTCTCAGGTAATGTCGCTTTAGGTCTTTTTTTAATAGACTCAGCCGTCCAATTAGCATCAAACAAGCTGTTCCTCTGTATTATTCACAAAGAAAATAAGTGACACCATAGTATCACTCGCTGTGTAAATAATGTTATGAACAAAGTTCTCCTTGTTGTTCAGAGTTAGCGATTAGAGTGCTGTCTACACAGCCAGGTGACCCCCATTTAGTTCCTTCACAGATTTAGGTCAACCCAAAACCATTTGTAAGGAAacaaataagattttttttccctttgagTTACATGTATTTGTTAGTCCTGAgcaaaatataatattataaataaatataatacaaaaataataaattggCACAACAGTACAGTTTTACAATTGCTGTTCCCTCAGAAAATGACACAAAGAGATTTGGTAAGCAGATATTTAGAGTAGTCAGAAACACTTAGAGCTCATTTTTGATATTGTTTCTATATGATCTAGTGTGTTCTGGTGGATATCAGTGTTTTATCTGTGACATGCAGAATTTGTTTTGATTTACTGTAACCACCATGAAGGGGTTAAGTCCACAATGAAAAATAAGTCCAGGAGTTTTTCATGCTATCCCTGACAAAAAtgatttgtatatttatttgttaattaaactgaagaaaaaactaaatgtatcTGAGTGTACTCAGGCGGGAAATGTGACATGTAGTTATTGTACTGGCCCTGTAGTGATTAACaccagttctttttttttattcagttaaATGCGTCACCACTCAATGcactaaaaatacaaacacacacgtctgaGGTGGTTACCTAAGTGTGACAGCAAAATCACACagttattttattatgttattattcaGTGAACTATGACATTAGCACAGCTGCTTTAAATATGTGTTGGAAAATTACACGTTACATTTGCTTCCTGTTGATTCTGACAATCACATATATTATatgtaatgtatgtgtgttCCTCAGGCCTGACTATCTCCATTTCTTTTTATAGATTATGGAATAAGCTTCCAAAGTTTGAAAACATACCCAACATAACAATTGACAATGCAGCGCTCTATCCCAATGTGACATTTGTCAGATGGAAGGTTCATCATGACTGGGTGACACAGGTAATATTTTTCCAAGCGTATGTACATCTCCCTTATAAAGAAGGAGTCTAGTTGCGTGACAACTTATATTATCTGCAGAAGCagcaatctgtgtgtgttgacatttGGTTTGTATGAAGAGCTGAGCCCACAATGCTGAAATAACTTTCCTCCCTAAATTTAGGCAAAATACTTTCACACTTTACAAGCTGTTGTCTCCTCATCCACTGAAGACTCGTCTTCTCTTGTTATAGGTAATATTCTTGGCATATGTTCAGCATAAATTGTTGTGGTAACTTGGAGTTAAAACACATATATTTTCTTGTTTGTCTCCATAATGAGAtgagccaaaaaaacaaaaaacaaaatgcatccTGTTCTGAAAACACTCATCTCAGTGTGTTGTAATTAAGCTCAGTGTTGGGCATTAGGCAGCCCGGCTGGAGAGCTGTGAGGAATGACTCATGATGACTCATCTATCACAAAtcaatgcctgtgtgtgtgtgtgtgtcaccctgTACATGGGCATGTCCTCTTGCCAGCTTGGTCATTTATTCTGATAATGATTTACCCTTGCTTCAAAAAAAAGGATGTTTTGATGGATGCTCGTAAACACagagtctttgtcttccctctTGAGGCCGTGTGCTGCCTTTAACGGACGCCGAGCAGCAGCTGGATGAGATCAGAGAGATCTGCTATGAAGGTAAAATAAAGAAGATGCAGCTAAACTGGACTCCGCAGGTCCGGGCGCCATGTGATCAGACTGTGTTCAGCATCTACAAAGGTGTCaagacctttgacctttgtcaGAAGCACAGTTTGCTGGTCACTGGAGGCATGGACAGACTCATACGGCTGTGGAATCCACATTTTTCTGGGTGAGGGACCATAGTTCAGAGGGCTTATTAGAGATGAGTATaatttaaattacaaaaaaaactttctccTGATTCTGGTTTTGTTAGGAAACCAACAGGTGTATTGAAAGGCCACTCTGCTCCTAtcttctctgtctgcatctcctCAGAGGACGACCAGATCTTTTCCGTCTCCACAGACAACACTGTGAAGGTTATTCATGACTCATTTTGATGTTTCACGTGTTGTTGTGTGCCAAACGATCCAAATTAAAAGTATTCATATTATTGTATTCGCATCATCCACTGCAGGAATCTAATTACACGGTGTGATTCATAAATCAGTGGTGTAAAGTAAAAGCAGCTCGGCTAGTACTTCCTCCCTGCGTTGCTGTTAACCTGTTCTCATTTCAGATATGGAATATTGAGGATCAGTGCTGCCTGTTCACAGCAGACCACAAAGCGAGCGGGATCCACGGTGACTTAACCGCATGCTCCTATTCGCCTGCTCTGAAATCTCTcttcactgcagcagactgcatGGCTGTGCTGTCCCTGAAGTTAAGGTGGTTTTAAAAACATTCTATTAATTCTTGATGTCATTTGAGTCTTAATATCACAGTCTTGTTCTTTCTCATATTTCTCTGTCAGGCGCCGGCTTCACAGTCGTTTGACTGTTTCACATAATGAGCCTGTAATGTGCTGCGGCTACAGTGAGGAGTTTCGTCAAGTTGTCAGCTGCACCGAGGGATCTGTGAGTCACtttcagtgaaaacacatctggtCTGCATGAAACCAGGTGCTGATGTCGATGCTGTTTCTGGCTTCAGGTGGTTAAAGTCTGGGATTTCGACACTGGGCGCCAAGCATTTGAGTTTGGCGGCACGCATCTGTCTTCCATCACAtgcatgacctttgacctccaagGCAGGAGGTACATGAAGCGATTCTAACTTTTTATAACACAtttcactgcagtgtgtttgtgtgtttgcaggctcATCACcggtgggagcgatggatgttTGAAGATGTGGAACTTCAACAACGGTCAGTGCCTGAAGACCTTGCAGAGGGGTTCGTATGATGAACTTTCATCACTGTCTCAGAACAAAGagtttaaaataacacatgatccggtgattgttaaaaaaaaaaaaatcactttccaATAGATGGTGAATGTCAAGAAGTGCGTGACTGCATCCTGCTCAAAGTTCACAGAAATGCGTGAGTAATGATGTGATATTTGGCAAGTGTTCACTATAAATATGAATCCCTGCTGAGCTTGTGCAATTTGTGTTTGAAGCTACGTGGCGTCTGTCGGAAGAGACCGGAGGATTGACATTTACCCAGTGAGTACAAAAGAAATGACAGAATTATTTGTCAGCTGTATGACAGAAATCCCATCCCAATTATTTCTCCAGTTCCACTTCTTTCCCTTTATTGTATTGCATACtatttgcatttgtttacaCTTTCATTAGTAAGGTGAACTTCAGCTTGAAAAAATAATGTTACCGAAGAATTTAATGTGTCTACATTTCAAGTGTTTACATTATCCGGTTTTTGTCCTTACATataaaatgtttgcttttttcccAGGACTTACCGGAGGACCTTCATCAGGTCCAGAGGCCGCAGCCTGCGTGGAAGGATGATGTGGTGATTATATACAGAAAACACTTTTTCACCTTCACTTCACAGACTGTTCTGTGTGCTCTGAGTTTTTATTACGCCCGTCATACAGACTACGGCGTGCAGGAACACTCAGTCGCTCCGGGTCTAAAAAAGCTTTTTCTTCTAAAAGTGACAAAAAGGACAAAGCTGCTCTTTTTGTCAGGAACTTAAAGCCCACGATCAGAAAATACATCAGACGAACTCACAGCATATGATCACTCAGTCCTTACTCTTACTTATGTATTTATAATTCTCATAGTGAAAGCAGGGTTTGTTGCatattttattctttaattGCAATGCAATACATGTGATCACCTCTATTATATCACTTAGAAACAGTTTAGCCACCACAAATGAAATTATCATGGCTGTCACTCATTTAAAAATAAGTAACAGCTTTTCTCCAGATGTTGGTAGGTGTTGGTtctgaatttaattttaatCCAGGGTGCTCCTGCTCTTAAATGAAGAAGTTGAAAGTGACCAGCTGTTAagttttaactgcatttttgGCCTGCATCCAGTGTGctgatgtctgtttgtgtgagcaGAATCTCATCTGTCTGTGTTATGCAGCAACAGTGATGGGCCAGTTCtggccacacacactcacactcagtcACTGTTGCACCTAAAGGACAGTGAAAATATGGACGTTCTCTCTTGATAttacgcacacaaacacagaggacacTGAAGTCTTAAGAACGTCCTAAGAATCATTTTTTGCTGACTGGCTGGAAAGCTCAGAGAGAAATGGGAAACAAAGCCTCCCTGATCTCTGCCCTACTGTGCAGCATCGCCTGCAGAAACAATTTTTAACTCAAGTACTACACCCCACCCCGCTCTGCGGAAGCTGACTACTGATTTGTTTAATATGTGAAAGTCTAGACCCCAGTAAATAGATCAATACAACACAAATTATGTAGTTACCAGCCTACAGTTAGTTGATCATAACATCGACCAGCTTAATACTGACTGACTAACATTAGTTAGTATGATAGCTATTTTGTTGCCAAAGCAATAATTCCTAAAGTTAACATTTAGTGAAATGATGACAGCCAGGCAGTGATAGCTCAAGattataaataaatgatataAGTACCAGTTTGTCTTCTCAATCTGTCTGCACAGCacatagacagagagagaatgatATCTGCACCCACTGACCGAGAGCTGTTAAGTGGATGTCCTGTGAAACCTCCTGGTCTCACAGAATagagtagaatagaatagaatagaaatactttattcatcccaagctgggaaatttcactgttgcagcagccaaatacagtcactcaagcataccaaaaaataacaaatatacctctaatggtaaaaattaaacagtataaacatacATTTGcagcaagataaatataaacagatggtgcagaagcaaaaaatgtgcaatttgtaatgcaggtataaatataagtcTGAAACagattgtgcaatttggtatgaagatatgaaattatatgatatgatatacaatcacaacagtgtgcaatttgaaagtaggaaaaaccttgtgcaaaaccttgtgcagaacgtgtcccttacagcagtgagtctgtgttatctctggcgcagagatgaggtgttgtacagtcttacagAATGTCAGTGTCTGCTGCAATATCAGCATCATGCACATTAAAACTGTATTGATTAACTGTTGGCATTCCaaccctgaaaaaaacaacatttattgaATGTTGATCCAAAATAAAGAATGTATTATTCTGTCTGTTAGCGCGTACACTGCCACAGATTTTTATCTACTGGCAGGGCTGGACTAGGACCAAAAAATGGTCCTGGCGTTTTTGGTCATGGTGGCCCACTGGGATTATTTATCCGCATACGACATACCAGAGGATATATgcacatgttgtgttgtttcagaACTTAGAATAAAGTGCAGGAGGGGCTGATTTCTTTGGACTAGTCCAATGTCCTTTAAGAAAATCGACCAATGGGCAGAGTTATATTGTCATGGCCTAAAAATTATGACATCCCTGGCCCAAAAATGTGCACTGGCCCACCGGCCACTGCCCAGTACACTAGATGGCCTGTCCAGGTCTGCCTGTCAGTACACACAGTAGTTTATAACAGGGTCTATTCCACAGAGTCTGAGCTTCTGCTGCAAGGTGATTTAGCACGGAACAAATGATGTGCGCACTCCCACCACAGTGTCTCATATGGGCTTGACTCAGTATTCACTCTGgtgcatgtttttgtgcacaCCTAGCATGATACCAGGGTTAGTtttaaaacacaagacacacagagagatcataattcatttatttcaagAATAACctttgcacatgcatgcacgtgCTGTGAttctattgtgtttttttttaatgcaagcCACATCAGTTAGCTGCTAAAATCACTGTTTCTATGGCCACACAGCAACGACAGAACAGCTCACCAGTGCTTCCCGAAACAGCTGTGGTTCTTTCAGGTTTTTATAAAGTGCAGTTTAGGGGATAATTACTGTTAATGTTTTCATTAAATTTGATTACTAAACTgtacaaaatgtaaatgtttttgtgaGAAAGTAAGACCCCCAGCAGCTAACAGTCAGTTAGCACTAAACAAACAAGACCAGCATAAATACTTAAAAAGTTTAGTCATACATCAGGACCGCATGGTGATGGGTCCTTGTTCCTGCTTCCTGGCTGGGGCCTCTCTTaatggagtttgcatgttcttcccatgcctgcgtgggttttttcccaggtactccggcttcctcccacacaccAAAGACATGTTACATTACCTGGGGGCTCCAAATAGACCATAAGCATGAgagtgaatggttgtttgtctctctatgTTAGTCCTGagatagactggtgacctggcACCCGTTGACAGCTGCCCATGATCGtatagtacaggacaaagtgttTTAAAAAATGGTTGGATATTATAAATGTCGTGGGACAAAGGAGCATTTTGATGTGATGCTGGCACAAGAAATAAACTGGCCATTGGCAGCACCATCTGAGCACCATCTGTATTCAGTTTGTGGCAAACCTTTAAATAGACCTTGTTGTTATGatattttgctaaaatgttttctttgtggCTTCTCTGCTAAACAGCTCTACCACAACTTGCCCTGCCTTCAAAAGCATTTAATCACCATTACAGTTCAAAGAAATTCTGGCCTCATTATCAGGTGAAATCACCAAGCACAGTATCcgttctttttctttgaaggtgAATCATGCTCTTAAAGCAGCATAATCAGTCCCCAGAATTATCAGAGAATATATTACGCTCCCTTTATCTGATTTTACCTGTATAATGTGGTCAAGTTATCTGTGGCAGCAGGACTCTGTTCTCTCTACATGAGCTGTTGGGAGGGGAACCTGATTCACTCTAATGCTGTATGATCCATTGGACGGGGTGACTCTCAGAGCCCTTCCATCTCTTTCATTACGGTGGTTACATTCACCCCCAAAGACGCCCATTAACAGAGCAGAAAGATTGCATTACAGTGGCCAAGAAGAAAAGTGACCCCTTTGATTATCTACAAAGGGCCCTCCTGAAATTGTTTTTCATTAATAGCCTGCAGGAGGAAGATCAATGGCTTGTTTTATATGTGCTGCTCTCCTTCCCTTCAGCCAGCGAGCCTCCGGTTCTCTGTGAATTTCTTTGCTCCTCCAGATGGTCAGTGTTGTGTTGCGTCTCATTAAAATTTTAAAACGTGACCCAGTTCAGCTAAATATTTCACTTTGCTGTGGAATATAATATAAGTTCAAAATgccatctgctgctgcagatttgGTTCATGGTGTCATATATGGTTTCACGTTGGCAGCATCGCTCCGAGCAAAGCTTCTCGTCGAGTCCAGGGTACGCTGAATGGGATGAATCACTTTGTGTCGGTGTgacgtgcagcagcagcaggagagatgCTCGGCCTgtctgcttgctcaggggttTGACATCACAAGTCAGTTGTTAATCCATGTGTGACACACAAAATCAAGACTTTAGTGGAGACTCTATGACATCCATACGAGGCTTAAAATGACTCTGAATATTTTCACCCTGGATTCTCCTCCCAGCTTTTTTTAATGAGACTTTTCCCATTTTTCATTTCCATTAAATCTTCGGTGGACAAACGGTGACCTTTTCAGATATTCTGTGAGGTATCTGTAGCCCTTGA
Protein-coding sequences here:
- the wdr95 gene encoding WD repeat-containing protein on Y chromosome is translated as MPVEKRVRSSSASGRLETQHVTSILSELGGTEERTPNTTDDFSTPGRVGVIKKQPEWLVRELLKQTRRRHSITLGDKNQITRQQQHTSIDSAHSLQIDEKISLENLQKLKLAFEDFEAGGLRCIDVKNFGHIVKKCLGLPNTSSAQIQGLFKKIDYSGQGRISWGEFCTHMLQEYKEMEEAVRRSKQVTFLLPATMNAFGHGIPVINIYPIRDGTVITVREDGFVCQWSPELKPQRTKHMFNEGPANRKSKWASDFTLMTEYNKLMIGTGDREIQLYDLSTLEPYCQINALHTIPLTLDYSYTGPDKCCVLYGDTEGCVTAILISSVGDTLRLWNKLPKFENIPNITIDNAALYPNVTFVRWKVHHDWVTQAKYFHTLQAVVSSSTEDSSSLVIGRVLPLTDAEQQLDEIREICYEGKIKKMQLNWTPQVRAPCDQTVFSIYKGVKTFDLCQKHSLLVTGGMDRLIRLWNPHFSGKPTGVLKGHSAPIFSVCISSEDDQIFSVSTDNTVKIWNIEDQCCLFTADHKASGIHGDLTACSYSPALKSLFTAADCMAVLSLKLRRRLHSRLTVSHNEPVMCCGYSEEFRQVVSCTEGSVVKVWDFDTGRQAFEFGGTHLSSITCMTFDLQGRRLITGGSDGCLKMWNFNNGQCLKTLQRDGECQEVRDCILLKVHRNAYVASVGRDRRIDIYPDLPEDLHQVQRPQPAWKDDVKNGHKEDIICAAQCPPSLLATSSYDGEIIVWNVISGCIQCRFVSPLAAEQQNFEGLDTSVPSIIFLMNSKLLRFSRSTALLSSGAKGCLNLWNVFSGGKFVSSFKASKFQQKITKLAKADQDMLLYAADRIGYVYVYSTETLGPQQKTPRAEHFWRAHTSTITGLQIVDNDQVVLTSSTDYTVRLWSARGEFIGTFGQPESWNVYLPSSWKHPRVPFEVLIDPLSMPDHEILNVKTGLSETISPEETAADRGEPKTV